In a genomic window of Streptomyces katrae:
- a CDS encoding cold-shock protein, whose protein sequence is MALGTVKWFNSEKGFGFIEQDGGGPDVFAHYSNIATSGFRELTEGQRVSFDVTQGQKGPQAENIIPA, encoded by the coding sequence ATGGCACTTGGCACCGTGAAGTGGTTCAACTCGGAAAAGGGCTTCGGCTTCATCGAGCAGGACGGCGGCGGCCCGGACGTCTTCGCCCACTACTCGAACATCGCCACCTCTGGCTTCCGTGAGCTCACCGAGGGCCAGCGCGTGTCCTTCGACGTGACGCAGGGCCAGAAGGGCCCCCAGGCGGAGAACATCATCCCCGCCTAA
- a CDS encoding acetyl-CoA C-acetyltransferase codes for MPEAYIVDAVRTPVGRRGGGLSGVHPADLGAHVLKALVERSGVDPAAVEDVVFGCLDTVGPQAGDIARTAWLAAGLPEEVPGVTVDRQCGSSQQAVHFAAQGVLSGTQDLVVAGGTQNMSMIPIAFASRQAAEPLGLTEGPYAGSQGWRARYGDAPVNQFHGAQLIAEKWGISRRDMEEFALTSHRRAVRAIDEGRFDRETVPYGDVTVDEGPRRDTSLEKMAGLRPVVEGGTITAAVSSQVSDGAAAMLIASERAVAEHGLTPRARIHHLSVRGEDPIRMLSAPIPATAHALKKTGLTLDAIDLVEINEAFAPVVLAWLKETGADPARVNVNGGAIALGHPLGATGVKLMTTLLHELERTGGRYGLQTMCEGGGQANVTIIERL; via the coding sequence ATGCCCGAGGCCTACATAGTCGACGCCGTACGCACCCCCGTGGGCCGGCGCGGCGGCGGACTGTCCGGGGTCCACCCCGCCGACCTGGGGGCGCACGTCCTCAAGGCGCTGGTCGAACGGTCCGGCGTGGACCCGGCCGCCGTCGAGGACGTGGTGTTCGGCTGCCTGGACACGGTGGGCCCGCAGGCGGGGGACATCGCACGGACCGCCTGGCTGGCCGCCGGGCTGCCCGAGGAGGTCCCCGGGGTCACCGTCGACCGGCAGTGCGGCTCCTCACAGCAGGCCGTGCACTTCGCCGCGCAGGGCGTTCTCTCCGGCACCCAGGACCTGGTCGTCGCGGGCGGCACCCAGAACATGTCGATGATCCCCATCGCCTTCGCCTCCCGCCAGGCGGCCGAACCCCTGGGCCTCACCGAGGGCCCCTACGCCGGCTCGCAGGGCTGGCGCGCCCGGTACGGGGACGCCCCCGTCAACCAGTTCCACGGCGCGCAGCTCATCGCCGAGAAGTGGGGGATCTCCCGGCGGGACATGGAGGAGTTCGCCCTGACCTCCCACCGGCGGGCCGTCCGGGCCATCGACGAGGGCCGCTTCGACCGTGAGACCGTCCCGTACGGGGACGTGACCGTGGACGAGGGGCCGCGCCGCGACACCAGCCTGGAGAAGATGGCGGGCCTCAGGCCGGTGGTCGAGGGCGGCACCATCACGGCCGCCGTCTCCTCCCAGGTCTCCGACGGCGCGGCGGCGATGCTGATCGCCTCCGAGCGGGCGGTCGCGGAACACGGCCTCACCCCCCGTGCCCGCATCCACCACCTGTCGGTGCGCGGCGAGGACCCCATCCGGATGCTGTCCGCCCCGATCCCGGCCACCGCCCACGCGCTGAAGAAGACCGGCCTGACCCTCGACGCCATCGACCTGGTCGAGATCAACGAGGCCTTCGCCCCGGTCGTGCTGGCCTGGCTGAAGGAGACGGGCGCCGACCCCGCCCGGGTGAACGTCAACGGCGGCGCCATAGCCCTGGGTCACCCGCTGGGGGCGACCGGCGTGAAGCTGATGACCACGCTCCTGCACGAACTGGAACGGACCGGCGGCCGCTACGGCCTCCAGACGATGTGCGAGGGCGGCGGCCAGGCCAACGTCACGATCATCGAACGCCTCTGA
- a CDS encoding TetR/AcrR family transcriptional regulator, with amino-acid sequence MPTNKPTAEPGAKKKPQVTPSPERRRELLATAAEVFAAQGYNATTVRKIADAAGMLAGSLYYHFDSKESMLDEILSAFLNELWDGYDTVLAAGLGPRETIEALVTESFREIDRHRAAVAIYQKEARTLSAQPRFHYLSDSQVKFEKAWLGTLERGVAARVFRADLDIRLTYRFVRDTVWVAASWYRPGGQHSPEEIARQYLSMVLDGIAVRP; translated from the coding sequence GTGCCAACGAACAAGCCGACCGCCGAGCCCGGTGCGAAGAAGAAGCCGCAGGTGACCCCCTCCCCCGAGCGGCGCCGCGAACTCCTCGCCACCGCCGCCGAGGTCTTCGCCGCCCAGGGCTACAACGCCACCACCGTCCGCAAGATCGCCGACGCCGCCGGGATGCTCGCCGGCAGCCTCTACTACCACTTCGATTCCAAGGAATCGATGCTCGACGAGATCCTCTCGGCCTTCCTGAACGAGCTGTGGGACGGCTACGACACCGTCCTCGCCGCCGGTCTCGGCCCCCGGGAGACCATCGAGGCCCTCGTCACCGAGTCCTTCCGGGAGATCGACCGGCACCGCGCCGCCGTCGCGATCTACCAGAAGGAGGCCCGCACCCTCTCCGCGCAGCCCCGCTTCCACTACCTCTCGGACTCGCAGGTGAAGTTCGAGAAGGCGTGGCTGGGGACGCTGGAGCGGGGCGTCGCCGCCCGTGTCTTCCGGGCCGACCTCGACATCCGCCTCACCTACCGCTTCGTGCGCGACACGGTGTGGGTCGCGGCGTCCTGGTACCGGCCGGGCGGACAGCACAGCCCCGAGGAGATCGCCCGCCAGTACCTCTCGATGGTGCTCGACGGGATCGCCGTACGCCCCTAG
- a CDS encoding SDR family oxidoreductase, whose translation MSSVEEFRNEAPAYVPAHGLLRGRTAVITAAAGAGIGGATARRFLEEGARVLISDAHARRLKETEAALAAGFGADRIASLPCDVTEEDQVRALFAHAGRLHGGLDVVVNNAGLGGTADLVDMTDEQWTRVLDVTLNGTFRCTRAALRALKDAGRTGVIVNNASVIGWRAQTGQAHYAAAKAGVMALTRCAALEAAAFGVRINAVAPSLAMHPHLVKVTSEELLAELTAREAFGRYAEPWEVANVIVFLASGYSSYMTGETVSVSSQHP comes from the coding sequence ATGAGCAGCGTCGAGGAGTTCCGCAACGAGGCGCCCGCCTACGTCCCCGCCCACGGTCTGCTGCGCGGCCGCACCGCCGTCATCACGGCCGCGGCCGGAGCCGGGATCGGCGGCGCCACCGCCCGCCGCTTCCTGGAGGAGGGGGCCCGCGTCCTGATCAGCGACGCCCATGCCCGTCGCCTCAAGGAGACCGAGGCCGCCCTCGCCGCCGGGTTCGGCGCGGACCGGATCGCCTCCCTGCCCTGTGACGTCACGGAGGAGGACCAGGTCCGGGCCCTGTTCGCGCACGCCGGGCGGCTCCACGGCGGTCTCGACGTCGTGGTCAACAACGCGGGGCTCGGCGGCACCGCCGACCTCGTCGACATGACCGACGAGCAGTGGACCCGCGTCCTCGACGTCACCCTGAACGGCACCTTCCGTTGCACCCGCGCCGCCCTGCGCGCCCTGAAGGACGCCGGGCGCACCGGCGTCATCGTCAACAACGCCTCCGTCATCGGCTGGCGCGCCCAGACCGGCCAGGCCCACTACGCCGCCGCCAAGGCCGGGGTGATGGCCCTGACCCGCTGCGCGGCACTGGAGGCCGCAGCGTTCGGCGTACGGATCAACGCGGTCGCCCCGAGCCTGGCCATGCACCCGCACCTGGTGAAGGTCACCAGCGAGGAACTGCTGGCCGAACTCACCGCCCGCGAGGCCTTCGGCCGGTACGCCGAGCCGTGGGAGGTCGCCAACGTCATCGTCTTCCTGGCCAGCGGCTACTCGTCCTACATGACGGGCGAGACGGTCTCGGTCAGCAGCCAGCACCCCTAG
- a CDS encoding acyl-CoA dehydrogenase family protein: MDLDHSPGVAAFRAEARAWLHEHVPDVPLPSLETQEGFAAHREWEAQLHAARWSAVSWPEEYGGRGADIERWLVFEEEYWAAGAPGRVSQNGISLLAPTLFDHATPGQRARVLPSMASGEVIWAQAWSEPESGSDLASLRSRAERTEGGWLLSGQKTWSSRAAFADRAFGIFRSDPGAAKPHQGLTYLMFDLRAPGVTVRPIGRLDGKPAFAELFLDRVFVPDEDVIGEPGQGWRIAMSATGNERGLTLRSPGRFLAAAGRLAALWREQGDPADTALRDRVADAVVGARAYELFTWAGATRFAAGGEIGAESSLNKVFWSQYDIALHETALDLLGPDAELAQGPWAEPWVFSLAGPIYAGTNEIQRDIIAERLLGLPKGRR, encoded by the coding sequence ATGGATCTCGACCACTCCCCCGGGGTGGCGGCCTTCCGGGCCGAGGCCCGGGCCTGGCTGCACGAGCACGTGCCGGACGTCCCCCTGCCCTCACTGGAGACGCAGGAGGGCTTCGCGGCGCACCGGGAGTGGGAGGCGCAGCTGCACGCCGCCCGCTGGTCGGCGGTGTCCTGGCCCGAGGAGTACGGGGGCCGGGGCGCGGACATCGAGCGGTGGCTGGTCTTCGAGGAGGAGTACTGGGCGGCGGGCGCCCCCGGCCGGGTCTCGCAGAACGGCATCAGCCTGCTGGCCCCGACCCTCTTCGACCACGCCACGCCCGGGCAGCGGGCGCGGGTGCTGCCGTCCATGGCGAGCGGCGAGGTGATCTGGGCGCAGGCCTGGTCGGAGCCCGAGTCGGGGTCTGACCTGGCCTCGCTGAGGTCCCGGGCGGAGCGCACCGAGGGCGGCTGGCTGCTGTCGGGGCAGAAGACCTGGTCCTCGCGGGCCGCCTTCGCCGACCGGGCCTTCGGCATCTTCCGCAGCGACCCGGGGGCCGCGAAACCGCACCAGGGGCTGACCTACTTGATGTTCGACCTGCGCGCCCCGGGCGTGACGGTACGGCCCATCGGCCGCCTCGACGGCAAGCCGGCCTTCGCCGAGCTCTTCCTGGACCGGGTGTTCGTCCCCGACGAGGACGTGATCGGGGAGCCCGGGCAGGGCTGGCGGATCGCGATGTCGGCGACCGGCAACGAGCGCGGGCTGACCCTGCGCTCCCCCGGCCGGTTCCTGGCCGCCGCCGGCCGGCTGGCCGCCCTGTGGCGGGAGCAGGGGGACCCCGCGGACACCGCACTGCGCGACCGGGTCGCGGACGCGGTGGTGGGGGCGCGCGCCTACGAGCTGTTCACCTGGGCCGGGGCCACCCGCTTCGCGGCGGGCGGGGAGATCGGCGCCGAGTCCAGCCTGAACAAGGTGTTCTGGTCGCAGTACGACATCGCCCTCCACGAGACCGCCCTGGACCTGCTGGGCCCGGACGCGGAGCTGGCGCAGGGGCCGTGGGCCGAGCCGTGGGTGTTCTCGCTGGCCGGTCCGATCTACGCGGGGACGAACGAGATCCAGCGCGACATCATCGCCGAGCGGCTGCTCGGCCTTCCGAAGGGCCGCCGCTGA
- a CDS encoding acyl-CoA dehydrogenase family protein: protein MRFLPTGEQSEFARTLRSLLGAAQVPATVRAWAAGDHGPGLALWSRLAGTGLCALAAPEAYEGLGPLPVELALGFVELGRAGVAGPAVETAAAVVLLRELAGHGEEAPAKRFLPGLLTGDTLATLTLPGGSPYALDADAAGYCFRVAGAAPASASESAELWLAPGWEERLGSLDPARGLGVPAAGGELLAAGPAVSAAADTAARWARLLTAAQCLGLGEALLARTVEYVKQRTQFGAPIGSFQAVKHRLADTLLDLEFARPLLWAAALSLSDGDVAAAKLTAGEAAYAAACTALQLHGAVGYTEELDLSLWLRKARPLRDAWGGPSQCRADVIRSLPQTTATRRVTT from the coding sequence ATGCGCTTCCTGCCGACCGGGGAACAGTCGGAGTTCGCCCGCACCCTGCGCTCCCTGCTGGGCGCGGCGCAGGTCCCGGCGACGGTGCGGGCCTGGGCGGCCGGGGACCACGGGCCCGGGCTGGCCCTGTGGTCCCGGCTCGCCGGTACGGGGCTGTGCGCGCTGGCCGCGCCGGAGGCGTACGAGGGGCTGGGGCCGCTGCCGGTGGAGCTGGCGCTGGGCTTCGTGGAGCTGGGGCGGGCGGGGGTGGCGGGGCCGGCGGTGGAGACGGCCGCGGCGGTGGTGCTGCTGAGGGAGCTGGCCGGGCACGGGGAGGAGGCTCCGGCGAAACGCTTCCTCCCGGGCCTCCTCACGGGCGACACCCTGGCCACCCTGACCCTGCCGGGCGGCTCCCCGTACGCCCTGGACGCGGACGCGGCGGGGTATTGCTTCAGGGTGGCGGGGGCGGCTCCGGCGTCGGCGTCGGAGTCGGCGGAGCTGTGGCTGGCCCCGGGGTGGGAGGAGCGGCTGGGCTCCCTGGATCCCGCGCGCGGGCTCGGGGTTCCGGCGGCGGGCGGGGAGCTGCTGGCGGCCGGTCCGGCGGTGTCGGCCGCCGCCGACACGGCCGCACGGTGGGCGCGGCTGCTGACGGCGGCCCAGTGCCTGGGCCTCGGCGAGGCACTGCTGGCTCGCACGGTGGAGTACGTGAAGCAGCGCACCCAGTTCGGGGCGCCGATCGGCAGCTTCCAGGCCGTCAAGCACCGGCTGGCGGACACCCTGCTGGACCTGGAGTTCGCCCGGCCGCTGCTGTGGGCGGCCGCACTGTCCCTGTCGGACGGGGACGTCGCGGCGGCGAAGCTGACCGCCGGCGAGGCGGCGTACGCGGCCGCTTGCACGGCCCTCCAGCTGCACGGCGCCGTCGGCTACACCGAGGAGCTGGACCTGTCCCTGTGGCTGCGCAAGGCCCGGCCGCTGCGCGACGCCTGGGGCGGGCCCTCGCAGTGCCGGGCGGACGTGATCCGCAGCCTGCCTCAGACGACGGCCACGCGCAGGGTGACCACGTAG
- a CDS encoding class I SAM-dependent methyltransferase, producing MTTRARSFDAAAALYHASRPGYPDALFDAVEELAGAGLRGARVADVGAGTGIASALLHARGARVLAVEPGDGMAAEFRRAHPGIPIVRGDGDRLPLASGSLDFLTYAQAWHWTDPARSVPEARRVLRPGGALALWWNDLDLSVPWIAEQDERIAKLFGAPAGLQPREDPEELGLTTREVRWSRRIPLDAHLANLSSHSAFLLLGEPGTREFTGAERERLLELFPDGTVEESYVVTLRVAVV from the coding sequence ATGACGACTCGTGCCAGGTCCTTCGATGCCGCCGCCGCCCTCTACCACGCCTCCCGCCCCGGGTACCCCGACGCGCTGTTCGACGCCGTCGAAGAGCTCGCCGGGGCCGGCCTGCGCGGGGCCCGGGTGGCCGACGTGGGCGCCGGGACCGGGATCGCCAGTGCCCTGCTGCACGCGCGCGGGGCGCGCGTGCTCGCGGTGGAGCCCGGTGACGGCATGGCCGCCGAGTTCCGCCGTGCGCACCCCGGGATCCCGATCGTGCGCGGTGACGGCGACCGCCTCCCCCTGGCCTCCGGCTCCCTCGACTTCCTGACCTACGCCCAGGCCTGGCACTGGACCGACCCGGCCCGTTCCGTCCCCGAGGCGCGCCGCGTGCTGCGCCCGGGCGGGGCCCTCGCGCTCTGGTGGAACGACCTGGACCTGTCCGTCCCCTGGATCGCCGAGCAGGACGAGCGGATCGCCAAGCTCTTCGGCGCCCCCGCCGGCCTCCAGCCGCGGGAGGACCCGGAGGAGCTGGGCCTCACCACCCGTGAGGTCCGCTGGTCGCGCCGGATCCCGCTCGACGCGCACCTCGCCAACCTCTCCAGCCACTCGGCCTTCCTCCTCCTCGGGGAGCCCGGCACCCGGGAGTTCACCGGGGCCGAGCGGGAGCGGCTGCTGGAGCTCTTCCCCGACGGGACGGTCGAGGAGTCCTACGTGGTCACCCTGCGCGTGGCCGTCGTCTGA
- a CDS encoding iron chaperone, with protein sequence MSSTHEGFSAEERAAMKDHAQELKTAARRGSRADKEAAAVRDVLAKIAEMQDADRIIAERVHAVVTASAPALAPKLWYGMPAYALDGKVLCFLQSAEKFKARYATLGFSDAARLDEGPMWAAGFALTEVTAEVEERIAELVKRAVG encoded by the coding sequence ATGAGCAGCACGCACGAGGGGTTCTCGGCCGAGGAACGGGCCGCGATGAAGGACCACGCGCAGGAACTGAAGACGGCCGCGCGCCGCGGCTCGCGCGCGGACAAGGAGGCGGCGGCGGTCAGGGACGTCCTGGCGAAGATCGCCGAGATGCAGGACGCGGACCGGATCATCGCCGAGCGGGTCCACGCGGTCGTCACGGCGAGCGCCCCGGCCCTCGCGCCCAAGCTCTGGTACGGGATGCCCGCGTACGCGCTGGACGGGAAGGTCCTCTGCTTCCTCCAGAGCGCGGAGAAGTTCAAGGCGCGCTACGCGACCCTCGGCTTCAGCGACGCGGCGCGGCTGGACGAAGGCCCGATGTGGGCGGCCGGCTTCGCACTGACCGAGGTGACGGCCGAGGTGGAGGAGCGGATAGCCGAGCTGGTGAAGCGGGCGGTCGGCTGA
- a CDS encoding alpha/beta hydrolase: MSGGRVKGDPLAPDARRLCGAMAAAFPGPGDVAALRAAVAAGTERPGARGPEVASVRDTEACGVPVRVYDPAPGERGRVLVVYLHGGGWVMCGIDTHDALCRELAAASGAVVVSAGYRLAPEHPWPAAADDALAVLLWARAGADRLGCDPGRVVVAGDSSGGNLAAVTALRAPELVAGQLLVYPPLDASMGSESVSVYGRGYFHTAAHMAWYWDQYGGDPAHPHVSPLRAPDLSVLPRTLIVLADCDLLRDEGLAYARRLGEAGVDCEVRLHPGVFHGFLGLPLPAAAAARAGAAAWVAATGRRGSGDGAAGFEPASSS, from the coding sequence ATGAGCGGGGGCCGGGTGAAGGGGGACCCGCTGGCGCCGGACGCGCGGCGGCTGTGCGGGGCCATGGCGGCGGCCTTCCCGGGGCCCGGGGACGTGGCGGCCCTGCGGGCGGCGGTGGCGGCCGGGACGGAGCGGCCGGGTGCGCGGGGGCCGGAGGTGGCCTCCGTGCGGGACACCGAGGCCTGCGGGGTGCCGGTGCGGGTGTACGACCCGGCGCCGGGGGAGCGCGGGCGGGTGCTCGTGGTGTACCTGCACGGCGGCGGCTGGGTGATGTGCGGGATCGACACGCACGACGCCCTGTGCCGTGAGCTGGCCGCGGCCTCGGGGGCGGTGGTGGTCTCGGCCGGCTACCGGCTGGCCCCGGAGCACCCCTGGCCGGCGGCGGCCGACGACGCGCTGGCGGTGCTGCTGTGGGCGCGGGCCGGGGCGGACCGGCTGGGCTGCGACCCGGGGCGGGTGGTGGTGGCCGGGGACTCCAGCGGGGGCAACCTGGCGGCCGTCACCGCGCTGCGGGCGCCGGAGCTGGTCGCGGGGCAGCTGCTGGTGTACCCGCCGCTGGACGCCTCGATGGGCTCCGAGTCGGTGTCGGTGTACGGGCGCGGGTACTTCCACACCGCCGCGCACATGGCCTGGTACTGGGACCAGTACGGCGGCGACCCCGCCCACCCGCACGTCTCGCCGCTGCGGGCGCCGGACCTGTCCGTGCTGCCGCGCACGCTGATCGTCCTCGCCGACTGCGACCTGCTGCGGGACGAGGGGCTCGCCTACGCGCGCCGGCTGGGGGAGGCAGGGGTGGACTGCGAGGTCCGGCTCCACCCGGGGGTCTTCCACGGCTTCCTCGGCCTGCCGCTGCCGGCCGCGGCTGCGGCCCGGGCAGGGGCGGCGGCGTGGGTGGCGGCCACGGGGAGGCGGGGCTCGGGGGACGGGGCGGCCGGATTCGAACCGGCGTCCTCCTCCTGA
- a CDS encoding SDR family NAD(P)-dependent oxidoreductase, which translates to MISLDGKVVVVTGAGRGQGAEEARLCARAGARVVVTDVREEEGRAVAAELGERGLFVRHDVADAGSWAGVVREAVAAFGTVSALVNNAALWRTAHVEEQSAEGFEELLRVNLLGPFLGIQAVAPVLRAGGGGSIVNVSSTAGLVGIPGHAAYGSTKFGLRGLTRSAALDLAGDGIRVNSVHPGAIDTPMVAGAVEGRDWSHVPLGRMGRAGEVGELVLFLCSEASSYVTGAEFVVDGGMTAR; encoded by the coding sequence GTGATCTCGCTGGACGGGAAGGTCGTCGTCGTCACCGGTGCCGGGCGCGGTCAGGGCGCCGAGGAGGCCAGGCTGTGCGCACGGGCCGGGGCGCGGGTCGTCGTGACGGACGTGCGGGAGGAGGAGGGCCGGGCGGTCGCGGCGGAACTGGGCGAGCGGGGGCTGTTCGTACGCCACGACGTGGCCGACGCCGGCAGCTGGGCGGGGGTGGTCCGGGAGGCGGTGGCCGCCTTCGGGACGGTATCGGCGCTGGTCAACAACGCCGCGCTGTGGCGCACCGCGCACGTCGAGGAGCAGAGCGCGGAGGGCTTCGAGGAGTTGCTGCGGGTCAACCTGCTGGGGCCGTTCCTCGGGATCCAGGCGGTGGCCCCGGTGCTGCGGGCGGGCGGCGGCGGCTCGATCGTCAACGTCTCCTCCACCGCCGGACTGGTCGGCATCCCGGGTCACGCGGCGTACGGGTCCACGAAGTTCGGCCTGCGCGGACTGACCCGCTCGGCGGCGCTGGACCTGGCCGGTGACGGGATCCGGGTCAACTCGGTGCACCCGGGCGCCATCGACACGCCCATGGTGGCCGGAGCGGTCGAGGGGCGGGACTGGTCGCACGTGCCGCTGGGGCGGATGGGGCGCGCGGGGGAGGTGGGGGAGCTGGTGCTGTTCCTGTGCTCGGAGGCCTCCTCGTACGTCACGGGCGCGGAGTTCGTGGTCGACGGGGGGATGACGGCGCGATGA
- a CDS encoding PadR family transcriptional regulator has translation MRCVADETAVETPGGAARRTLPATSWAVLGLLSFGEELSGYDLKKWSDWSLRFFYWSPSFSQIYSELKRLEKAGYASSRMVAQDTGTRDKRVYRITDAGMDAVRRWARETPVDPPVLKHGPMLRLWLGHLLEPQQMRELLLQQQEFAEGMRRGAEADVAAAQEEEAWAYPTLTLRWAERYYASERDLAAAMLEDIEALNARPRPRPDSAP, from the coding sequence CTGCGCTGCGTGGCAGACGAGACGGCAGTGGAGACTCCCGGCGGGGCGGCCCGGCGCACGCTCCCCGCGACCAGCTGGGCAGTGCTCGGACTGCTCTCCTTCGGCGAGGAACTCTCCGGTTACGACCTGAAGAAATGGTCGGACTGGTCGCTGCGCTTCTTCTACTGGAGCCCTTCCTTCAGCCAGATCTACAGCGAGCTCAAGCGCCTGGAGAAGGCCGGTTACGCCTCCTCCCGGATGGTCGCCCAGGACACCGGCACCCGCGACAAGCGGGTGTACCGGATCACCGACGCCGGGATGGACGCCGTACGGCGGTGGGCGCGCGAGACGCCGGTCGACCCGCCGGTGCTCAAGCACGGACCGATGCTGCGGCTGTGGCTGGGTCACCTGCTGGAGCCGCAGCAGATGCGTGAACTCCTCCTCCAGCAGCAGGAGTTCGCCGAGGGGATGCGGCGCGGCGCGGAGGCGGACGTCGCGGCGGCCCAGGAGGAGGAGGCCTGGGCCTACCCCACCCTCACCCTCAGGTGGGCCGAGCGGTACTACGCCTCCGAGCGCGACCTCGCGGCGGCCATGCTGGAGGACATCGAGGCCCTGAACGCGCGCCCGCGCCCGCGCCCGGACAGCGCTCCGTGA
- a CDS encoding VWA domain-containing protein encodes MTGGGGSGSAISLRKVEEAAPALAGAYKSAGVSLRKHGLEGGRAAVYLVLDYSGSMRPYYADGTVQAFADRVLGLSAHLDSDGRVPVVFFSTDVDAVEEVPLAGHGGRVTEIAAGLGHMGKTAYHLAMDAVIDHYLDSGSTDPALVVFQTDGGPVNKLAAEKYLCKAARLPLFWQFVGFGNTRSSQFDFLRRLDELPVPQKRVVDNAGYFHAGSDPRAVPDAELYDRLVAEFPAWLAAARRAGIVRA; translated from the coding sequence GTGACGGGCGGCGGCGGCAGCGGCAGCGCCATCAGCCTGCGGAAGGTGGAGGAGGCCGCCCCGGCCCTGGCGGGCGCGTACAAGAGCGCCGGGGTCTCGCTGCGCAAGCACGGCCTGGAGGGCGGCCGGGCCGCCGTCTACCTGGTCCTGGACTACTCCGGCTCCATGCGCCCGTACTACGCCGACGGCACGGTGCAGGCCTTCGCGGACCGCGTCCTGGGCCTCTCCGCACACCTCGACTCCGACGGCCGCGTACCGGTCGTCTTCTTCTCCACCGACGTCGACGCGGTCGAGGAGGTGCCCCTCGCCGGCCACGGGGGCCGGGTCACGGAGATCGCCGCCGGCCTCGGCCACATGGGCAAGACCGCGTACCACCTGGCGATGGACGCGGTGATCGACCACTACCTGGACTCGGGCTCCACCGACCCCGCCCTGGTCGTCTTCCAGACCGACGGCGGCCCGGTCAACAAGCTCGCGGCGGAGAAGTACCTCTGCAAGGCGGCCCGGCTCCCCCTCTTCTGGCAGTTCGTCGGCTTCGGCAACACGCGCAGCAGCCAGTTCGACTTCCTGCGCCGCCTGGACGAACTCCCGGTGCCGCAGAAGCGGGTGGTCGACAACGCGGGCTACTTCCACGCGGGGTCCGACCCACGTGCCGTACCGGACGCCGAACTGTACGACCGGCTCGTGGCCGAGTTCCCGGCCTGGCTGGCGGCGGCACGCCGGGCGGGCATCGTGCGCGCCTGA
- a CDS encoding pyridoxamine 5'-phosphate oxidase family protein: MTTNNWAAFEKAEPEFAEAVRARFAQFPHHVLATLRKDGSPRLTGLTVEFRGGELWLGMMAGSMKARDLQHDPRFALHTNPGPDDTMPDGDVRISGRAVEIVDPPELHRYAEEKDTPHPFHLFHADLTEVVHTTVDGEELVVRTWTPARGLHTLRRGNDDEPAREVPAQ; this comes from the coding sequence ATGACGACGAACAACTGGGCAGCGTTCGAGAAGGCGGAACCGGAGTTCGCGGAGGCGGTACGGGCCCGCTTCGCACAGTTCCCGCACCACGTCCTGGCCACCCTGCGCAAGGACGGCTCCCCCCGCCTGACCGGGCTCACCGTGGAGTTCCGCGGGGGCGAGCTGTGGCTGGGCATGATGGCGGGCTCGATGAAGGCCCGCGACCTCCAGCACGACCCCCGCTTCGCCCTGCACACCAACCCGGGCCCGGACGACACGATGCCCGACGGGGATGTAAGGATCTCGGGCCGGGCGGTGGAAATCGTGGACCCGCCCGAACTCCACCGCTACGCGGAGGAGAAGGACACCCCGCACCCCTTCCACCTCTTCCACGCCGACCTGACCGAGGTGGTCCACACGACGGTCGACGGCGAGGAACTGGTGGTCCGGACCTGGACCCCCGCCCGAGGCCTCCACACCCTCCGCCGCGGCAACGACGACGAACCGGCCCGGGAAGTCCCGGCGCAGTGA
- a CDS encoding WXG100 family type VII secretion target → MNTPPDAASSMGAASGATDLEVDGGKLKTLAEDLDKMQEVLREHLLRMDEIVDGIEARWHGPASEAYRAKHRAAAEDAVRIRQAMQLLAKAIRLSKDGFSAQELEILEDFRRLQSHADIQAEVDALSTPGTTPELPQEPRSRVADL, encoded by the coding sequence GTGAACACTCCACCGGATGCGGCGAGTTCCATGGGTGCGGCCAGTGGCGCGACAGATCTTGAGGTTGACGGAGGCAAGCTCAAGACGCTTGCCGAGGACCTCGACAAGATGCAGGAAGTGCTGCGGGAGCACCTCCTTCGTATGGACGAGATCGTGGACGGCATCGAGGCCCGCTGGCACGGGCCCGCATCGGAGGCCTACCGGGCCAAGCACCGGGCCGCCGCCGAGGATGCCGTCCGTATCCGGCAGGCGATGCAGCTCCTGGCCAAGGCGATCCGGCTGAGCAAGGACGGGTTCTCGGCACAGGAACTGGAGATCCTGGAGGACTTCCGGCGGCTCCAGTCCCATGCGGACATCCAGGCCGAGGTGGATGCGCTGTCGACACCCGGCACCACGCCGGAACTGCCGCAGGAGCCGCGCAGCCGCGTCGCCGACCTGTAG